The Hippoglossus hippoglossus isolate fHipHip1 chromosome 4, fHipHip1.pri, whole genome shotgun sequence DNA window tgtgtgtgtgtgtgtgtgtgtgtggtatcaATATAATATCTGAAGGCCTATAATGGCCTCTTGAATTGACATCAAGCTGTAACCcagcatgtgtgtatttgtgatgaCTTGCCTTTCATTCATAAccactctctcctcttctctctgtctctacccTCCTGTCGGTGAGTATAATACCATAATGGTGGTTTGAGgtcagtgttgtgtgtatttactcCCCAGAAGGAAACACCCCTGTCTAATGCTGTGTTTTGGGCAGCGAGGAAGGGGAACCTGgctctgcttcagctgctgctcaacagCGGCCGTGTGGACGCAGACTGCAGAGACAGTGTACGAACGCTGCATGTCCTGGCTGCTCAGCTGCACGCTTTAACCATAGACAgaggtgtggtgtgtgtgtgtgtgttcgtgtatGTGCATCAAAATTTCCCATCCATAGTATGTTTTAAGTGGCAATGATAGAGGGTGAGCGTTCTTGTCAAGTTGGAAAATCTGCATGAATCTGTAACAGTCGCGTCGCCTCATTAAAGCAGTTTTCAGTGAGATGCCCTCAGAAATTATATGTCGTATTGGCATGTCTCTCTTTTCAGTACGGAACGACAGCGCTGATGGTGGCGTCGTACAGCGGCCATTATGAGTGTGTCAAAGAACTTATCATGCAAGGAGCCGACATCAACTACCAGAGAGAGGTATGATGGGAAAATAATCGTCAGCCCCATGGGAACTATATAAGATTTTACCGGTGGTGAGAGTCAGTGAATCTGAAGTCAACCCattaaaatttggtgcagatacaggattatttttctttaacattgcaacaaCAATGTTTTTGAACAATACAACATATGGGAGTAATGCACAGATTCTGATTTACAACTGTGTAGGACTAGATTTTATGACAAATACATAATTTAGGTTATAGACTGCTGCCTCTTGTAGGACTGTtcggccttggcagaggtatgccagtgccattctagtttgatAGAATGACATCAGCCGTATCTTTTTTTGTCGTCCTCTCCAGACCGGTTCTACCGCTCTGTTCTTCGCTTCCCAGCAGGGACACCGTGACGTGGTGAAGCTCCTCTTTGAGTTTGGTGCCTCCACTGAATTCCAGACAAAGGTATGCTACAGGGCACAACGACATGcgtcactgtctttataacgCTCAGTGCGGTGCTATCATCTCAGACTCTGAGCTTCATGTGgagataaagaaacaaacttCATGTGgagataaagaaacaaaaatgatgCACAGAATACGCTGCCCAGGATGCTTTGTATACCTCTATAGATATATTCCCTCTGCAGCTCACATCTCattgttctgctgctgagtgCACTAAAATCGTTGTTTTCTTCTTCGTGTGTCCTCAAATGTTTTGTGGCAGGACGGTGGCACCGCTCTCACCGCCGCCGCTCAGTATGGACACTCCAAGGTGGTGGACACGCTGCTGAGGAACGGAGCCAATGTTCACGACCAGCTGCATGTGAGCCGCTCTGGCCTCTGCGGCCGCTCTTTActcttctcctccctgtctTAAAGCCTCCCTGTCTGGCAGTTGCACGCAATGTCCCAGGAGCTGGAATCCAGCCTCTCAGGTTTCTGCATAATGCTGAGTCAGACCCGGCTGGCAttcagcaggattatacaaTGGAAAACAACCTGACAGCACAAACTTACATTATGAAATAGcattaatttgatcatttgtcatgaataaacctttatttttttagGAACATTGTCACTCAGACAGGTTTTCAGCAAACAGGAGTACAGGAGACAATTATTACTCAGcgtacaaaaatatattttcatgtttcaggaCGGTGCCACGCCTCTGTTCCTCGCTGCCCAGGAGGGTCATGTGATGGTGATACGTCAGTTGCTCACCTCTGGTGCCAAGGTCAATCAAGCGAGGGAGGTAAAGTCTCTCCCTCTTCAGTTCAAAtccctgtctgcctgtctcatccctccatccctatttttcttttctcttcctccttctcatgTCACTGCATCCCTCCTCCTTACCCGGGTCTTCTCCAGGATGGCACTGCCCCCCTGTGGATGGGGGCTCAGATGGGTCATAGTGAGGTGGTGAGGGTGCTGCTCTTGCGAGGTGCAGATCGAGATGCTGACCGACAAGTAGGTTGTTCATTCAGAATCATTAAAGCACATAGAAATGCACACAAAGGGTTTGTTTATTCATTGGTGTCATTTAGCCCAAAACAATTTGAGTCAACAGCTTCCTATTATGGCCAATTTGACCAAAAATACCATATATAACGTTAACGTAACGATTTTCCCTTCTCCATTTACTTACTGAGTATAAACCATATAACACATTCTTCAACTGTTGACATTCTTATCTTTTGTTACTTacaaaaattatgaaaaagaaCTCGCAATGTCAAACAAAGTGCCAAATTCCTGCATCTGCCACCTGATCCAGAGCCgtaaatgtttgcttttaagTTCACCATAACATCTCAGAAGCTGATAATATATGAATATCAACAGTAAACAGTTTATAGCTTGTTTCTGCAGTATTAAAGCGGACATTAATAATCCGTTTATACAAATTTAAGAACATCTAcatttccatgacaactgagaAAACATAATGACCGTATATCAAACCAGTAATTAGACCTTGAGTGTAGATTAATGCTCAATAACTtgagtttttgtcttttctgtctcctgAGGATGGATCAACAGCGTTATTTAAAGCGGCTTTAAAAGGACACAGCAGTGTCATCGAGGAGCTCCTCAAGTTTTCTCCTTCACTCAGCCTTCTCAAGGTAGAGCATCCTGTCGCAGCTCATGTCCCTTTTTATAGGAATATGGAGATGTTCTGGataaataacaatatttgaTTTGAGTTAGATGAGAAAGTTGAAGAAAGCTTCCCATATAGTGTATAaaccatacactgtatataaaaatggatggCGCTTCTTaacttcctcccattatccataaatgaagccaaaatatcccagaacATCTTACTGGTGACgttatttggagccagagtcttgGCAGATCAgatgtatatttgtttttgagtGGAAAATCCAACACCACTCCACAAGCTTTATGAagacatgtgttttttgttgtctcCAGAATGGCTCCACGGCCCTACATGCTGCTGTAATGGGTGGAGATCTGCGAACcgttctgctgctgctcggggCCAACGCAGACCCCACACTGCCAAACAAAGTGAGGCCATGACATTTGTAGGGTGGgataataaacacacataacatAAGTCATTTCAGCTCACTAacttttcctcttgtgtgtgtttttacagcataATGAACTCCCTGCTGATCTTGCAAAGAGCGAGCGCATCCTTAAAGTTTTACGTCCAAGCATCTTAAACGGAGACAGCTGATAATAACCCAGTCTCCTCCCTTCATGCCTGAACCACACTGATGTGACAACTCAGTGTCAAATCTACTCAAACtcaacatgtactgtatgtggtgCTTGCTTTTGATTGCTGTCATATGTCGAATAAACCTGGACTAAATATTAAGCAACACAATGTGCGACCAAAATGCATTTGTCGTCCCCATGCATTATCCTTTACACCGGTGCTCTACagcaaatgcatttatttttgtttacttcCCAGGTGATGTAAGATTTTTAGATATTTTGCACACtatttatttgcctttttaataaatgcaataaaagGGTCAATTTGTTAACTAATGCAGCAGTGACAGTGtggctttatttttatttttgaaaagtcaCATAGGTGTAAAAAGCCTTTCCTGAGGGGAAACTTAcaattagaaataataaaacaaggAGATGTTAGATGTTGTAGAAACAAttaaattacaacaataaaactatGAGATGTAAATTATAAAGACAATACAATCAATAGTTGAACTATGAGATTTTACACATAGAAACtacaattacaataataaaacaatgggATTATTTAAACAATCAAATTACAATTGTAAAACAATTAGATATAACATATTATAGAGACAactaaataacaataataataaaaaattgatATTACATGTTATAGAAACAATACAATTACAATAGTTAAACAAAGATATATTTATAAACATGCTGATGTGTTATGATGACTAATAGTCACTAGAGGTCAGTATTTCCCACCTACCTGACACCTGAAACACCTGAAGGGTAGTTgaatttatttctattattaattattaattcattataaatatttataatctATGTAGTAAATTCAAATGATTCTGGTTGTTGtattaaacacaattaaatgtgtgtacaaataaaaccacagcCGATGTTCAACCAGACAAAAACAGTCACGTCACGTGACCACTGCGGAAGTGACAgtggacctttttttttctaatgcggaagagaaacaaaaccttGCTCGATGTTTTCCGTCTGAACTTTGCTATAAAATGAAGGAATAAACCtcgagaaacaggaagaaacgaGAGACGGTTTGTTTGCAGTTTAGATTTaaaggacagaaaacactcgCTACACACTGCTAATGGCAGGAGGCAACTTACAGGTGAGTGGCCGAGTTTACTGCGTCAGACTGTGTCAAACTCTCCGGTTTCTGACTTCAAACTACGACTCAACCTACGTAGATACAAACGTCTATACCTCGAAGATGAACGGAAGTCCTTACTACTGTTTTTTAACAAATGACCAATGGTTTTActcatgttatttattcatctagTACAGTTACTTATGGTATGTGGGTTGCCAGATTGACACAAATCCCCTTTCAGTGTTGTTAACCATTTTAAAGTGgtgagtacatttactcaactaCTGTACTGAAGTTGTACAAAGTTTGATGTTCATGAGTTGTTTCTTTATCATTCAGTCCTTTCAGTTGTACTCTCTTGTAAGGGAGCTTTTGTAAATTCATTTAAAGTTGTAACTAATGTATTTATTAGCATTATTACCATTATTCAAAGGCTGACCAACATGTATTACTACATATAACCCGACAGAATGAAGGATTATCACTAACTTGCAGCATCATTTCTAACAATACTGCATGTGTAAATCATCCATTAACTATTAATCACACATTTACTACTCACTTACCGTGACAGAGTGGCTTATGAGAGACTTTAGGATgactccttctctctctcgtGTTGTTGACAGAAAGCTATCGATCTGGCCAACAAAGCTGCACAGGAGGACAAAGCCAAGAACTACGAGGAAGCCCTCAGATGTTATCAGCATGCAATCCAGTACTTCCTCCATGTTGTCAAGTGTGAGGAACCTCATTTAagcttatttttcatttcctgacctcgacatttattttattacattttttgctaAGTGCAGATTGATGGTACACATGTGAAATGAGATGCATGAGCTACAGACACAAGTCTGTTGCAGACACGATGTTAATTTGCTGCCACATTGGTAATTTTATCAGCAGCAGGCAAATATGCCACAATGATGGAAtaatacttaaaatataaataaaccaatTTATGAGTTACTCCACTGCCAACGGAGGGAGTAAAATCATAATAGAAAATTATGTTTAAAGAcgtaatttttaaatcagtCTGCATTTTTCTATTAATTGTATAAAATAAGTCATTCATACAGTGTCTTTACAGCTGATTTATAAATCTTCTCCTTCACTTCATCAAATCCCTGCAGCCCCCTGAAGGCAGCAGAATATGTTGAGTAATCTGCTCCCTCTAATTTCACCGGTGTGATGTCAATACTGAGCAATTGCTCACAGTTGTCTACTTAATAACTTGAAAGATACACACGTTGGACTGGTCTGTGGTGACTCAGTATTCTGTTGTTTAAAGGGAAGATGTCATATTACAGCAGCTCAACTCTCCTGCACATCGTCGCCTCCTTTACAAATTTCTTTTCAGAAAAAGtagcatttcatttcatttcctcttgGAACTTTTTATCGTGCAAATGCTGTTCTGTGACCATTTAAGCAAGGCAAATTTATTTGCATAGCACATTTCAATAACAGGGCCATTGTGTGCTTCACATAAAATATGAAAGGCATCGTGACAAATTGTTAAAGACAATACAAAAATTAAGCATTTAAAACGAAATTAAAATGAGTTATGtagagaataaaataagaatgCGTGTAAGAATTTactaattatttaatttaataagaGGCTGTAGGAAAATTCTTCAGCATACTGGCTAAGAGTGAATTTATTGATCCTGACACCTTCCACTTGATATTTAGCGTCAGACAGCCCTTTCGCTGCACCTACATGAACATAAACAGCAGGTACACTTGATGCCCACACAGTCACACCTCATATTAAAACATAATGTGTTGTCGCTGCAGATGAGGCTCAGAGTGAACGAGCGAAGGACAGCATCAGGGAAAAATGTAAAGATTACCTGGACCGAGCCGAGCAGCTGAAGGAACACCTGAAGAAGATGGACAAGAGTCCTCCGGCTAAACCAGTCAAAGAGAACCATTCTGATGACAAAGGGTGAGACTCCTCAATACCGCCATGTTCCCTGCAGTATGCACAGAAAAGCATTACATTcctttatttccacattttacaatttaatttgtcactAACAATCACAAAAATAGGCATGAAGCCCTGGAGCAGTTTTAGGTCAGGTTTATAAGAGGTTCCCTGTGGAGCTTTCTGGTAAACAAagttgtgtttatgttcagtGGTAGACGCCCTTACACATTAgcaaagatttttttattttatttttgaaacctgcattgtttacatccatgtttacCTGCTCGCGGtcgtcttcttctcctctgtacATCCAGTAAAACAAAATCTTTTGATGGCTGCTAGATCAACGTCAACAAATGTCACTGGCAAATAAATCCTTTAATGGGAGCTTTAGGTGTGCAGATTTTCTCTGTTTCAAACTTCCTGTGCACAAGGTCAAACAAAGTGGAGTCCCATGCATAGAAACATTCCCCCATAGCATTAAATATGCTGTGTATTTCTAAAGACCGTTGATTGGAACAACTCAATGAGATACATTCAAAAGCCCTAGGTTTACGcatgttgtttatatttatctttgaagatatttattgttgttattgttgaaaTTTAACACTGCCTCAATTTTCCCTATAATCAGTTGCAAATTACTTAACAGTCTTTTCTTTGAACCTTCAAAACGATAAACACATAAGTTCCTTTGTAGAAAAGTTGTAGGAGACAATGGGACTTCTAAAAGAGTTTTGTttagtgtttaaaaaaaggtcaatAAATCATGACTTTGGCTCTTTTCATTTAATCTCAGGAGTGAAAGTGATGACGGGGACAGCCAAGAGAAAAAGAAGTTTCAAAATCAACTCTCAGGTGAATGATTGgtgttatgttttcttctttatttgttAGTTGGTTGGATTACGCAAAAGATACTCGGCAGATTACTTCCTGTAACATTTTGAGatagtgtttttcaacattttcattgatttctctgagaattatgtggaaaaaatgtgatgaaatattctgggaactgatatctttgagtgtgggaaataaataatgtttcaCAGTTACTAAACTTTGTTTCTCAAACTCCTCTCATAGGTGCCATCGTCATGGAAAAGCCAAACATTAAGTGGGATGATGTAGCTGGACTTGAAGGAGCCAAAGAAGCCTTGAAGGAAGCCGTCATTCTGCCCATCAAATTCCCTCATCTGTTCACAGGTGTGTAAACCTCCATCTTTAATCCTTGTATTTGACTGTGTTGATGTGAATCGTATTCACTGACACAGGAACTTTTTGTGTAGGAAAGCGAACTCCTTGGCGGGGGATCCTTCTCTTCGGCCCTCCAGGAACAGGAAAATCCTACCTGGCCAAGGCAGTGGCCACAGAGGCCAACAACTCCAccttcttctccatctcctcctccgaCCTCGTGTCCAAGTGGTTGGGGGAAAGTGAAAAGTAAGCACTGGGTTCTTTACATGATGATAACATAATGGGATATGAGAAGGTGAGCATCTGTTGCTTCTGCCCCGCTTGTCTCTTCAGGTTGGTGAAGAACCTGTTCTCTTTGGCTCGAGAGCACAAACCATCCATTATTTTCATTGATGAGATCGACTCCCTCTGTGGCTCCAGGAGCGAGAACGAGAGCGAGGCCGCGCGCAGAATCAAGACAGAGTTCCTCGTTCAGATGCAGGGTGAGCGAGAGGAGAGAACTGAAAATCTGATTTCAGAATCGAAAAAACTGTATTTAGATTAGAAATGCATCAAACGTTGTTCTCTACTCAGGTGTTGGAAACGATAACGAAGGAGTCCTGGTTCTGGGAGCCACAAATATACCGTGGACATTGGACTCTGCTATTAGGAGAAGGTTAGTTTGATTCAATTCAGGTTTTAAGGAAGAACAATCAGGATTTAAGAAATTAAACGCTTGATAACGTCTGATTGAATCTCCCGACTGTCTCAGATTTGAAAAGCGAATCTACATCCCTCTGCCTGAAGAGCATGCTCGCGCGTTCATGTTTAAACTGCATCTGGGATCCACCCCCAGCGACCTGGCAGAGGCAGACTTCATCAGTCTGGGCCAGAAGACGGAAGGGTACTCTGGGGCTGACATCAGTGTTATCGTCAGGGACGCCCTCATGCAGCCTGTCAGGAAGGTTCAGTCCGCCACTCACTTCAAAAAGGTAAAGACACAGCAACAGTTTGTCTCTGATTGTTTTCACAACTGTCCTGTTTCAAATCTTCGGGGAATCCAGCTGGAATCTGTTgttacaaaataacaaaataacttACTGGGTTTTTCGCATCAGTAATTTTACAATCACAAAAGATTGAGAGTGGGCGCTGCCACTGATGACTAAAGATTAATGATCTATTAACCTATTGCTACACAGTTACATCAGCTACATGGCATTCCTCTGGAGGTTGTTAAGTCAAATTAAGAAAGAATGTAAATGATAGTCAGAGCTAGATGGATGATgtatataattgtatttattaccAATGGAATCCATGCATACCTGTATGTGAAAGGTTTTTTGTGTCAGTTTTATTGCTACTTTTTTGGGGGTTTCAGTCTCACTACTcctgaagctgttttcattattacCTGCTAAGCACGGTGGaaacaaagtgataaaaaacGGTGTGAAAAGATTGAACATATTAGATTTATCAGGTGGACATGGAAAGGATTCTTTccaacattataataataataagaaataataaagtttatttaaaacacagtCATGATTACCTCGGTGTTGTGCTCGACCACAAGCTGAAATGGGATGTCTGCACTGAATGTTTAAGCACTAaggcacatttttttcttttgaatatCTTTTAATGTGCAttccaaagtgcttcacatattCTACTGTGCTTTTATTGAAAGTGTTTAAATGTTCTGTATCATCTCTTGGTTTGTTAATGCTAATGAAGCCCAGATTGATGGAAAAACAGTAACAAAAGTCAGTAAACTATTGGGATTAACATGACCGGGTATGGAAAGTATATAAAGAGACAGAGTCATGAAGGACGAGGACAAGAATCATTGTGGGTGGTGAGAGGcatcctctcacctcctcatTGAAACTGCTCCCATCTGAACGACGGTATTGCCCCCTCTTCTGACAAAATGCCCTGTGATTATTGCTGCAAACATATTTCTATACGGGGACAAATAAAGAATCTAACCTCAAAGGGCAAAATTAAGAATagaaggcaaacaataggaaacaaataaaagcaagtTGAAGGTCACACATCATTAGACATTAGAGCAcaaatataagaataaaaatgttacagataaggagtaaaaacacaattaaatgaataattaaaattgTCATTAAGATGAGATATTAgatttaaaagggaaaaaacattgTAGGTAAAAGGTTAATAGTTAAAGATGTATTCAGACCTGAAAAAGCACACTTATGAAATGATGCCtttaaaacagattaaaaagagaaTAAGGAGCCAGGCAGATCTCCTCAGGGAAATTGTTCCAATAACAAGTCACATTTTATAAGTACACATTGAATGTTGACTAATGTATACATTTTGAAATGCCTAAACACGCAGATAAATTAAATACAAGGTATGCAAAAAAGAtatcaattaaaacatttattttgtccttCTCACCCTAAACTTCTTCTCTATCTGTCCCTAAGGTCCAGGGCTCATCTTGGAACAACCCGGGGGTTGTGGAGGAAGACCTACTGACTCCGTGCTCGCCGGGAGATCCCGACGCCATAGAGATGACGTGGATGGACGTCCCTGGAGAAAAGCTTATGGAGTCAGTCGTGTGCATGGTAAGTAAAAGATTCAAGtactaaagtgtgtgtgtaattttaaCCAAACAAGTTTTCAAATTTTTACAAAACATCGTCTGTCCATGAGAGTTCTTAATAACCATATTCCAACCTCTGCCGTCCTCTCCGTACAGGCGGACATGATGAGGTCACTCACTAACATCAAGCCGACAGTGAATGAGCAGGACCTGGATAAGCTGAAGAAGTTTACGGAAGATTTTGGTCAAGAAGGGTAGCACTGTCCACGCTCTGCTCGAGAAACAGTTCACAACGATTATCTCTGTCAGTTAAGgttttgattcattcattcatctgtcTGGTCTATAGCAGGTTTCCTGGAGCTCCAACTTCTTagattatgaaaaaaaaaagtatatgtTTCTGTaagatatgaagaaaaaaaaaaagcttcaacagcaaatgtttgttgttgtttgtgacAAATAAGATGATTCATTAATGAAATctaatcaataaatcaacagTTTCAGCACTTTTTATTACTCACATATCAATCGTTTACATCTTCGCATCTAAGGTTTTGTGTTtctattacttttatttttgaatttctAAAATTTAAGAGAtaatctctttatttttttaaagaaaactttctGTCTTTAAATATATTATGGAGTCGATGGTTGTGCAACAGAGACTGTGGGTATATGCACATTTCCAACACTACATACCTCTCACCATTGTCTACGGAGGATTGTGCTTGTATTGTGCTCAACGGAATTAGTTTCAGGGTTGGATTTTTGTGAATAGGAACTTCTCCTATAACATTTAGAAAGTTTGCTCTCTTTAAAATATGTGGGTTACCCTTCACTGGTTATCCTATTTCAGAAATACaaagtttaaaggttcagtgtgtaagatttaggtgaaaggggtctattggcagaaatttaatataaatagttctagtgatgttttcactagtgtttcatctaaattgtacaatttgtggttttctttaccctacaaggggtaaatattttatatttacattgggagcggGTCGTCTCTATGGAAGCTGCCATgtattttacagtagcccagactggacaaactaaacccctTTGGAGTTTACATGACAAATGAAGGTTAcaacaggttctctgtcatgtttggaagaggagggtgaggtgaggggtactcagctgcaacatgcaacgtcaccaatagatgtcactaaatcctacacactgaacctttaggGGGTGTAATTATACACATCACGCAGAGCTGCATGGTTATTTGAAAAGCAGCATCAATGAGAAATGTACGttctttgtaaaaaaataaaataaagggtgTTTTCTGAATCTCTACAGTTGATGAATTTAACGGGACACAGGATTTTACTGTAATGCTTTTAAAAGCATTTCTGAGTTTTGATATGTGTTCATGGAAATCGAGTGAGTGTCTATGCACATATTTTCTACACTTGCTGTGTTCTGAATTATTTATATATCCCGTCTATGTGCACAGCCTGTTTTCAATGTGACCATCTAATGTGTCTTTACTTAAGAGTTTCTTCTGGTGTTTTTTGAGGTCACTTATTGGTTACATGAATAAAGCGTAACTTGCTCATTTGTACTTTTGttctcacatttaaataaacacaaaacaggtgtcattttattttaaatgcagggtcaattattatttaat harbors:
- the ankrd29 gene encoding ankyrin repeat domain-containing protein 29 isoform X1, coding for MSVKKETPLSNAVFWAARKGNLALLQLLLNSGRVDADCRDSYGTTALMVASYSGHYECVKELIMQGADINYQRETGSTALFFASQQGHRDVVKLLFEFGASTEFQTKDGGTALTAAAQYGHSKVVDTLLRNGANVHDQLHDGATPLFLAAQEGHVMVIRQLLTSGAKVNQAREDGTAPLWMGAQMGHSEVVRVLLLRGADRDADRQDGSTALFKAALKGHSSVIEELLKFSPSLSLLKNGSTALHAAVMGGDLRTVLLLLGANADPTLPNKHNELPADLAKSERILKVLRPSILNGDS
- the ankrd29 gene encoding ankyrin repeat domain-containing protein 29 isoform X2, which produces MSVKETPLSNAVFWAARKGNLALLQLLLNSGRVDADCRDSYGTTALMVASYSGHYECVKELIMQGADINYQRETGSTALFFASQQGHRDVVKLLFEFGASTEFQTKDGGTALTAAAQYGHSKVVDTLLRNGANVHDQLHDGATPLFLAAQEGHVMVIRQLLTSGAKVNQAREDGTAPLWMGAQMGHSEVVRVLLLRGADRDADRQDGSTALFKAALKGHSSVIEELLKFSPSLSLLKNGSTALHAAVMGGDLRTVLLLLGANADPTLPNKHNELPADLAKSERILKVLRPSILNGDS
- the ankrd29 gene encoding ankyrin repeat domain-containing protein 29 isoform X3, whose product is MSVKYGTTALMVASYSGHYECVKELIMQGADINYQRETGSTALFFASQQGHRDVVKLLFEFGASTEFQTKDGGTALTAAAQYGHSKVVDTLLRNGANVHDQLHDGATPLFLAAQEGHVMVIRQLLTSGAKVNQAREDGTAPLWMGAQMGHSEVVRVLLLRGADRDADRQDGSTALFKAALKGHSSVIEELLKFSPSLSLLKNGSTALHAAVMGGDLRTVLLLLGANADPTLPNKHNELPADLAKSERILKVLRPSILNGDS
- the ankrd29 gene encoding ankyrin repeat domain-containing protein 29 isoform X4 is translated as MVASYSGHYECVKELIMQGADINYQRETGSTALFFASQQGHRDVVKLLFEFGASTEFQTKDGGTALTAAAQYGHSKVVDTLLRNGANVHDQLHDGATPLFLAAQEGHVMVIRQLLTSGAKVNQAREDGTAPLWMGAQMGHSEVVRVLLLRGADRDADRQDGSTALFKAALKGHSSVIEELLKFSPSLSLLKNGSTALHAAVMGGDLRTVLLLLGANADPTLPNKHNELPADLAKSERILKVLRPSILNGDS
- the LOC117759702 gene encoding vacuolar protein sorting-associated protein 4B-like is translated as MAGGNLQKAIDLANKAAQEDKAKNYEEALRCYQHAIQYFLHVVKYEAQSERAKDSIREKCKDYLDRAEQLKEHLKKMDKSPPAKPVKENHSDDKGSESDDGDSQEKKKFQNQLSGAIVMEKPNIKWDDVAGLEGAKEALKEAVILPIKFPHLFTGKRTPWRGILLFGPPGTGKSYLAKAVATEANNSTFFSISSSDLVSKWLGESEKLVKNLFSLAREHKPSIIFIDEIDSLCGSRSENESEAARRIKTEFLVQMQGVGNDNEGVLVLGATNIPWTLDSAIRRRFEKRIYIPLPEEHARAFMFKLHLGSTPSDLAEADFISLGQKTEGYSGADISVIVRDALMQPVRKVQSATHFKKVQGSSWNNPGVVEEDLLTPCSPGDPDAIEMTWMDVPGEKLMESVVCMADMMRSLTNIKPTVNEQDLDKLKKFTEDFGQEG